A region from the Triticum aestivum cultivar Chinese Spring chromosome 3D, IWGSC CS RefSeq v2.1, whole genome shotgun sequence genome encodes:
- the LOC123076887 gene encoding NADP-dependent D-sorbitol-6-phosphate dehydrogenase, with product MPAREQGTAANALKLSSGHEMPAVGLGVWRMDAPAIRGLIHSAIRAGYRHFDCAAKYQNEAEVGDALAEAFEIGLIKREDLFITTKLWNSDHGHVVEACKDSLKKLRLDSLDLYLIHFPVVTKHTGIGKTASALGDDGVLDINTTISLETTWHAMEDLVSMGLVRSIGISNYNILLTRDCLAYAKIKPAVNQIETHPYFQRDPLVKFCQKHGICVTAHTPLGGSTANTELFGSVSCLDDPVIKSLAEKYGKSPAQLVLRWGLQRNTVVIPKTSKEERLEENLAVVDFDISSEDMEKIKALDRNYRSNQPAKFWGIDIYA from the exons ATGCCGGCGAGGGAGCAAGGGACGGCGGCGAATGCGCTGAAGCTGAGCAGCGGGCACGAGATGCCGGCCGTGGGGCTAGGCGTCTGGCGGATGGACGCCCCCGCCATCCGCGGCCTCATCCACTCCGCCATCCGCGCCGGCTACCGCCACTTCGACTGCGCCG CTAAATATCAAAACGAGGCTGAAGTTGGGGATGCACTTGCGGAGGCATTTGAAATTGGACTTATCAAGAGGGAGGACCTATTCATCACAACCAAG TTGTGGAACTCAGATCATGGTCATGTGGTCGAAGCCTGCAAGGATAGCCTGAAGAAGCTGCGATTGGATTCTCTAGATCTCTACCTTATTCATTTCCCTGTAGTTACTAAGCATACTG GGATTGGCAAAACAGCTAGTGctcttggtgatgatggtgtgcttgatATCAATACCACTATCTCCTTGGAGACAACATGGCATGCAATGGAAGATCTTGTTTCCATGGGACTGGTTCGTAGCATCGGAATTAG CAACTACAACATCCTCCTCACCCGAGACTGCTTGGCCTACGCCAAGATAAAGCCCGCGGTGAACCAAATCGAGACACACCCTTACTTCCAGCGCGACCCTCTTGTGAAGTTCTGCCAGAAGCATGGAATATGCGTCACCGCACATACTCCTCTTGGCGGTTCCACTGCCAACACCGAGTTGTTCGGCTCCGTCTCATGCCTCGACGACCCTGTCATCAAG TCCCTGGCCGAGAAATACGGCAAGTCGCCGGCGCAGCTGGTCCTCCGGTGGGGCCTCCAGAGGAACACGGTGGTCATCCCCAAGACCTCCAAGGAAGAGAGGCTGGAGGAGAACTTGGCGGTCGTCGACTTCGACATCTCCAGCGAGGACATGGAGAAGATCAAAGCCCTAGACCGCAACTACCGCAGCAACCAGCCGGCCAAGTTCTGGGGCATCGACATCTATGCTTGA